Proteins co-encoded in one Pseudophryne corroboree isolate aPseCor3 chromosome 1, aPseCor3.hap2, whole genome shotgun sequence genomic window:
- the TOPORS gene encoding E3 ubiquitin-protein ligase Topors isoform X1 has product MLRGHDHLTAGTLGASLTGMREKWKRRRRAGRKEEAAYGAMLSSTADDFNLDGDFSPTAGTSRLQSLGTAADASPDSKCPICLDKFDNVSHLNQCFHKFCFKCIKEWAKNKAVCPLCKQPFNSIFHSVEAEDDFKEYVLRPTLNDSPVGPRFRYRTTRTRENQLHMPSLRSSAQRAFSLPDNGVLFEGTSNPSSQQRGSNIHQMMRRLASRRQASAEGRAMRQIQEQELINFRRALYRSGIRVRNIQDGGRYRDISAEFFRRNPACLHRLIPWLKRELTVLFGTHGSLVNIVQHIIMSNVTRYDMESQAFAEDLQPFLLHRTNHFLHEFINFARCPYNIEAYDQHANYDCPAPSYEEGSRSESSIITISPDESNSKEPDVPSSSLEVGQAPWDDETPGPSYFTLEQATTNVLTTVDSSDEEPSSSRLTPKSLKENSNEGNQDQGLPSDECVIVGYVKPLAERTPELVELSSDSEGSLCEVAVEQTSKPQLKPFTLCHSSESRRSSSLTSSDSSIKHTRMIDRKLSTSQLKKHSKKLKEQKLKAVSSRNGRESRKDKVHPYSKEKSRRRERSQSSDCCSRSSRNRAYESHRRQDSKNSLISKSLEKSRHKSWREKRRSRSRDRSLSWRSQTVSLTSESSRERCGSSIGKSRNRSRGRSRCRDNDKSFPADNCQSTYQWEYTYYSRNRDRDGYEQYCSRGHYSRRSASPEYKLQPYSERKDTKRHKGVTAGKPHHRYRSKSRSSSRINTTGSQHSQSDKPSGKRKYKTRHMETHGKKESGHKLEVGSKKETGMTSTERNSDGYKNDLIDRSSNEPKRKWRKKTRSSSVEIVYEGKAVQGGKHHKKKKKHKKKRKRDRHEQPASSLAVSPIIITIDSDSDVPMGEDPSCKDNGRVLPDKNTSLGFTMAVPSQLPATSATLSSEPVSIEGTGSYSVGYDLLSSNGHLDAATGILDGLHFDDSSDEPDLLTTSSLPKTEYPFSEEAAMAEIPDLKSEHNGVTTTMPIVVTDCQEFFAESSQETFAEMISGALEI; this is encoded by the coding sequence ATGCTGTCATCGACTGCAGATGACTTCAATTTGGATGGTGACTTTTCACCAACAGCTGGGACAAGTAGATTGCAGAGCCTTGGAACAGCAGCAGATGCGTCTCCTGATTCAAAATGTCCCATATGCCTGGATAAGTTCGATAATGTCTCCCACCTAAACCAGTGTTTTCACAAGTTTTGCTTCAAATGCATCAAGGAATGGGCAAAAAACAAAGCTGTGTGCCCCCTATGCAAACAGCCATTTAATTCTATATTTCATAGTGTGGAAGCAGAAGATGATTTCAAAGAGTATGTTTTGAGGCCCACATTAAATGACTCTCCTGTGGGACCTAGATTTCGCTACCGCACCACAAGGACAAGGGAGAATCAATTGCACATGCCATCATTAAGATCCTCTGCTCAAAGAGCGTTTTCACTTCCAGACAATGGCGTTCTCTTTGAAGGAACTTCAAATCCGTCATCCCAGCAAAGGGGTAGCAATATTCATCAAATGATGCGACGGCTGGCTTCCAGACGACAAGCCAGTGCTGAAGGTCGGGCAATGAGACAAATTCAAGAGCAGGAACTCATCAACTTCAGGAGGGCACTTTATCGTTCGGGAATACGTGTCCGAAACATCCAGGATGGAGGGCGCTACAGAGATATATCTGCTGAATTTTTCCGTAGAAATCCTGCTTGCCTTCATCGGCTAATTCCCTGGTTGAAGCGTGAGTTGACAGTGTTATTTGGCACACATGGTTCCCTGGTCAATATTGTACAGCATATCATTATGAGTAATGTGACACGTTATGACATGGAGAGTCAAGCTTTTGCAGAGGATTTGCAGCCTTTCCTGCTTCACCGTACAAACCATTTTTTACATGAGTTCATCAACTTTGCCCGTTGTCCTTACAATATTGAAGCTTATGACCAGCATGCCAACTATGATTGTCCTGCTCCTTCTTATGAAGAAGGAAGCCGATCCGAGTCCTCTATTATTACTATATCTCCAGATGAATCGAATTCTAAGGAACCAGATGTGCCCTCCTCTTCTCTTGAAGTTGGGCAAGCTCCCTGGGATGATGAAACCCCAGGACCTTCTTACTTCACTCTGGAACAGGCAACTACAAATGTTTTAACAACTGTAGACAGTTCAGATGAAGAGCCTTCTAGCAGTAGACTAACCCCCAAGAGCTTAAAAGAGAATTCCAATGAAGGCAATCAGGACCAGGGCCTTCCCTCAGATGAGTGTGTCATAGTGGGTTATGTTAAACCACTGGCTGAAAGAACCCCAGAACTTGTTGAGCTGTCATCTGACTCAGAAGGTTCCCTTTGTGAGGTGGCTGTTGAGCAAACTAGTAAGCCTCAACTTAAGCCATTCACTTTATGTCATAGTAGTGAGTCAAGGAGGTCTTCCTCTCTGACATCTTCGGACTCGAGTATTAAACATACACGCATGATTGACCGTAAATTGAGTACGTCTCAGTTGAAAAAGCATTCCAAAAAATTAAAGGAGCAAAAGTTAAAAGCTGTGTCCTCTAGAAATGGACGTGAATCTAGAAAAGATAAGGTACATCCATACAGCAAGGAAAAGTCAAGACGGAGGGAAAGATCTCAGAGCTCAGATTGTTGTTCTCGTTCTTCTCGCAATAGGGCCTATGAGAGTCACCGTAGACAGGACAGCAAAAACAGCCTAATTAGTAAATCCCTGGAGAAGAGTAGGCACAAGAGTTGGAGGGAAAAAAGAAGATCCAGGAGTAGAGACAGGAGCTTGTCATGGCGTAGCCAAACTGTGTCACTGACAAGTGAAAGCTCCAGAGAAAGATGTGGATCCAGCATAGGGAAAAGCAGAAACCGCAGCAGAGGGAGATCACGGTGCCGTGATAATGAcaaatcttttcctgcagacaactgTCAAAGCACGTATCAATGGGAATACACCTATTATAGTCGAAACCGGGACAGGGATGGATATGAGCAGTACTGTAGTAGAGGTCATTACTCTAGACGCTCTGCCAGCCCAGAATATAAGCTACAGCCTTACTCTGAAAGGAAAGATACAAAAAGGCACAAAGGTGTTACTGCTGGCAAGCCACATCATCGATATCGATCAAAAAGTCGTTCAAGCAGCCGCATTAACACAACTGGCTCACAGCACAGTCAGTCTGACAAACCTAGTGGTAAGCGAAAGTACAAAACCCGTCATATGGAGACTCATGGGAAAAAAGAAAGCGGTCATAAATTAGAAGTTGGCAGTAAGAAAGAGACTGGCATGACCTCCACAGAGAGAAACTCAGATGGGTACAAGAATGACCTAATTGACAGGTCTTCAAATGAGCCAAAACGGAAGTGGAGGAAGAAGACCAGAAGTTCCAGTGTGGAGATTGTGTATGAAGGGAAAGCTGTGCAGGGTGGAAAAcaccataaaaagaaaaagaagcacAAGAAAAAACGTAAACGTGACAGACATGAACAGCCTGCCAGTTCTCTAGCGGTTTCTCCCATTATCATTACaattgatagtgacagtgatgtgccAATGGGAGAGGATCCCTCTTGCAAGGACAATGGTAGAGTCCTGCCTGACAAGAATACTAGTTTGGGCTTTACCATGGCTGTGCCCAGCCAGTTACCAGCTACCTCTGCCACTTTAAGCTCAGAGCCAGTTAGCATAGAAGGGACTGGTTCTTATTCCGTCGGCTATGATTTACTCTCAAGCAATGGACACTTGGATGCTGCCACAGGGATACTGGATGGCTTACATTTTGATGACAGTTCTGATGAGCCAGACCTCCTAACAACAAGCAGTCTACCTAAAACAGAGTATCCATTTAGTGAGGAAGCGGCCATGGCTGAAATACCAGACTTAAAGTCGGAGCATAATGGTGTGACTACCACAATGCCTATTGTAGTAACAGACTGCCAGGAATTTTTTGCAGAGAGCTCTCAAGAAACATTTGCCGAGATGATTAGTGGTGCTTTGGAAATATGA
- the TOPORS gene encoding E3 ubiquitin-protein ligase Topors isoform X2 — translation MLSSTADDFNLDGDFSPTAGTSRLQSLGTAADASPDSKCPICLDKFDNVSHLNQCFHKFCFKCIKEWAKNKAVCPLCKQPFNSIFHSVEAEDDFKEYVLRPTLNDSPVGPRFRYRTTRTRENQLHMPSLRSSAQRAFSLPDNGVLFEGTSNPSSQQRGSNIHQMMRRLASRRQASAEGRAMRQIQEQELINFRRALYRSGIRVRNIQDGGRYRDISAEFFRRNPACLHRLIPWLKRELTVLFGTHGSLVNIVQHIIMSNVTRYDMESQAFAEDLQPFLLHRTNHFLHEFINFARCPYNIEAYDQHANYDCPAPSYEEGSRSESSIITISPDESNSKEPDVPSSSLEVGQAPWDDETPGPSYFTLEQATTNVLTTVDSSDEEPSSSRLTPKSLKENSNEGNQDQGLPSDECVIVGYVKPLAERTPELVELSSDSEGSLCEVAVEQTSKPQLKPFTLCHSSESRRSSSLTSSDSSIKHTRMIDRKLSTSQLKKHSKKLKEQKLKAVSSRNGRESRKDKVHPYSKEKSRRRERSQSSDCCSRSSRNRAYESHRRQDSKNSLISKSLEKSRHKSWREKRRSRSRDRSLSWRSQTVSLTSESSRERCGSSIGKSRNRSRGRSRCRDNDKSFPADNCQSTYQWEYTYYSRNRDRDGYEQYCSRGHYSRRSASPEYKLQPYSERKDTKRHKGVTAGKPHHRYRSKSRSSSRINTTGSQHSQSDKPSGKRKYKTRHMETHGKKESGHKLEVGSKKETGMTSTERNSDGYKNDLIDRSSNEPKRKWRKKTRSSSVEIVYEGKAVQGGKHHKKKKKHKKKRKRDRHEQPASSLAVSPIIITIDSDSDVPMGEDPSCKDNGRVLPDKNTSLGFTMAVPSQLPATSATLSSEPVSIEGTGSYSVGYDLLSSNGHLDAATGILDGLHFDDSSDEPDLLTTSSLPKTEYPFSEEAAMAEIPDLKSEHNGVTTTMPIVVTDCQEFFAESSQETFAEMISGALEI, via the coding sequence ATGCTGTCATCGACTGCAGATGACTTCAATTTGGATGGTGACTTTTCACCAACAGCTGGGACAAGTAGATTGCAGAGCCTTGGAACAGCAGCAGATGCGTCTCCTGATTCAAAATGTCCCATATGCCTGGATAAGTTCGATAATGTCTCCCACCTAAACCAGTGTTTTCACAAGTTTTGCTTCAAATGCATCAAGGAATGGGCAAAAAACAAAGCTGTGTGCCCCCTATGCAAACAGCCATTTAATTCTATATTTCATAGTGTGGAAGCAGAAGATGATTTCAAAGAGTATGTTTTGAGGCCCACATTAAATGACTCTCCTGTGGGACCTAGATTTCGCTACCGCACCACAAGGACAAGGGAGAATCAATTGCACATGCCATCATTAAGATCCTCTGCTCAAAGAGCGTTTTCACTTCCAGACAATGGCGTTCTCTTTGAAGGAACTTCAAATCCGTCATCCCAGCAAAGGGGTAGCAATATTCATCAAATGATGCGACGGCTGGCTTCCAGACGACAAGCCAGTGCTGAAGGTCGGGCAATGAGACAAATTCAAGAGCAGGAACTCATCAACTTCAGGAGGGCACTTTATCGTTCGGGAATACGTGTCCGAAACATCCAGGATGGAGGGCGCTACAGAGATATATCTGCTGAATTTTTCCGTAGAAATCCTGCTTGCCTTCATCGGCTAATTCCCTGGTTGAAGCGTGAGTTGACAGTGTTATTTGGCACACATGGTTCCCTGGTCAATATTGTACAGCATATCATTATGAGTAATGTGACACGTTATGACATGGAGAGTCAAGCTTTTGCAGAGGATTTGCAGCCTTTCCTGCTTCACCGTACAAACCATTTTTTACATGAGTTCATCAACTTTGCCCGTTGTCCTTACAATATTGAAGCTTATGACCAGCATGCCAACTATGATTGTCCTGCTCCTTCTTATGAAGAAGGAAGCCGATCCGAGTCCTCTATTATTACTATATCTCCAGATGAATCGAATTCTAAGGAACCAGATGTGCCCTCCTCTTCTCTTGAAGTTGGGCAAGCTCCCTGGGATGATGAAACCCCAGGACCTTCTTACTTCACTCTGGAACAGGCAACTACAAATGTTTTAACAACTGTAGACAGTTCAGATGAAGAGCCTTCTAGCAGTAGACTAACCCCCAAGAGCTTAAAAGAGAATTCCAATGAAGGCAATCAGGACCAGGGCCTTCCCTCAGATGAGTGTGTCATAGTGGGTTATGTTAAACCACTGGCTGAAAGAACCCCAGAACTTGTTGAGCTGTCATCTGACTCAGAAGGTTCCCTTTGTGAGGTGGCTGTTGAGCAAACTAGTAAGCCTCAACTTAAGCCATTCACTTTATGTCATAGTAGTGAGTCAAGGAGGTCTTCCTCTCTGACATCTTCGGACTCGAGTATTAAACATACACGCATGATTGACCGTAAATTGAGTACGTCTCAGTTGAAAAAGCATTCCAAAAAATTAAAGGAGCAAAAGTTAAAAGCTGTGTCCTCTAGAAATGGACGTGAATCTAGAAAAGATAAGGTACATCCATACAGCAAGGAAAAGTCAAGACGGAGGGAAAGATCTCAGAGCTCAGATTGTTGTTCTCGTTCTTCTCGCAATAGGGCCTATGAGAGTCACCGTAGACAGGACAGCAAAAACAGCCTAATTAGTAAATCCCTGGAGAAGAGTAGGCACAAGAGTTGGAGGGAAAAAAGAAGATCCAGGAGTAGAGACAGGAGCTTGTCATGGCGTAGCCAAACTGTGTCACTGACAAGTGAAAGCTCCAGAGAAAGATGTGGATCCAGCATAGGGAAAAGCAGAAACCGCAGCAGAGGGAGATCACGGTGCCGTGATAATGAcaaatcttttcctgcagacaactgTCAAAGCACGTATCAATGGGAATACACCTATTATAGTCGAAACCGGGACAGGGATGGATATGAGCAGTACTGTAGTAGAGGTCATTACTCTAGACGCTCTGCCAGCCCAGAATATAAGCTACAGCCTTACTCTGAAAGGAAAGATACAAAAAGGCACAAAGGTGTTACTGCTGGCAAGCCACATCATCGATATCGATCAAAAAGTCGTTCAAGCAGCCGCATTAACACAACTGGCTCACAGCACAGTCAGTCTGACAAACCTAGTGGTAAGCGAAAGTACAAAACCCGTCATATGGAGACTCATGGGAAAAAAGAAAGCGGTCATAAATTAGAAGTTGGCAGTAAGAAAGAGACTGGCATGACCTCCACAGAGAGAAACTCAGATGGGTACAAGAATGACCTAATTGACAGGTCTTCAAATGAGCCAAAACGGAAGTGGAGGAAGAAGACCAGAAGTTCCAGTGTGGAGATTGTGTATGAAGGGAAAGCTGTGCAGGGTGGAAAAcaccataaaaagaaaaagaagcacAAGAAAAAACGTAAACGTGACAGACATGAACAGCCTGCCAGTTCTCTAGCGGTTTCTCCCATTATCATTACaattgatagtgacagtgatgtgccAATGGGAGAGGATCCCTCTTGCAAGGACAATGGTAGAGTCCTGCCTGACAAGAATACTAGTTTGGGCTTTACCATGGCTGTGCCCAGCCAGTTACCAGCTACCTCTGCCACTTTAAGCTCAGAGCCAGTTAGCATAGAAGGGACTGGTTCTTATTCCGTCGGCTATGATTTACTCTCAAGCAATGGACACTTGGATGCTGCCACAGGGATACTGGATGGCTTACATTTTGATGACAGTTCTGATGAGCCAGACCTCCTAACAACAAGCAGTCTACCTAAAACAGAGTATCCATTTAGTGAGGAAGCGGCCATGGCTGAAATACCAGACTTAAAGTCGGAGCATAATGGTGTGACTACCACAATGCCTATTGTAGTAACAGACTGCCAGGAATTTTTTGCAGAGAGCTCTCAAGAAACATTTGCCGAGATGATTAGTGGTGCTTTGGAAATATGA